ATTAAACGAGAGCATTGACTGTCATGACGTAGTCTTATTCCTTTACTCGACTGCTAATGGCGGTAACGACTGAACAGAAATAAACGGGCTAGGATTGATAAGGAAGGACGGCGCGACATGACACGCGAGCCACTCCACTGATCACCGCCCACTCCGACCAGAAAAAGTATGAAACCCGAAAGAGCGatcaaagaaagaaaggagagagagaaaagaaggaaatAAAAAGGACAGCATAGCTCAAGTAACATAATCGTCATCCAACTTCAAGAATCAAGCAAGGGAGCGAACCTCTGCTGACTTCACCACCACATTTCCTCCACTTGCAAAGAGAGCCACACCATCCGAGCTTTCACTGGGGAAAATGAGGTCGGAGATAACGACCTCACCCAAGCCACCAAAGACTTCAACCGAGCACGTGTCTACCAATACACGCACATGGACAGTACCGTCAGAATCAGCCGAGAAGGTAGCTGTATGAGTACCACCTGCATTCGGGTTGAAAGAGGTATTTCCACTCTGGTTGCGATTGACACTGAGAGCCGACTTGGACTGATCGTAGTTGATAAGAGTCTGCTGCGAGCCTCCCTTTCTGACTGCCAGAGATAGAACAGACCCGGCGGAGGGAATAAAAGAGAGTTGAATGTCCAAAGCCGTTCCACGAGTGTCTGACAGGAGCGTGGAACCAGGCTCAAGTGTTTTGTTGGTCAACTTGACGAGCGAAGTACTGGCTGAGTCAATCTCTTTCACGGGCTTCTGGACAAAGCGcagcttgttgttgatattCTGTAGCTCCAGGGTACGCGGGAACGACAGCATCCCCTTCCAAGTGTTGGTTGGTGGGTCAACTCCATAGCTGTTCATGACCGAGGCAAGGATCTTGCGCCCATCCGAAGAAGGCACGTTCTCCCAACTATAAGCGCCGTCCCAATCACGCCCAAAGTCGAGCCACATGTTGGTTGAGTCAACTGCATCAGCGGAAAATGTGGTGCCGTCGAATGATCCAGTGACTGCAAAAACTCCGTTGCCACCGGCTGGAGAACCCTCGGCTGGAGTGACCAACAGGACCCATTTGGTGTCGGAAGTGTCCTTGACGGTAAGTTCAAAGAAGTCGGGCACCTCCCAACCTTTGACGCCACTTGGAAGCCCAGGGACGTCGCCCGCCTTCAGGTCTTTCTTCCATGTCCAGGCCTTTGCATCAGGAGACGTCCAAAATGACAGCTTGTTTTGTCCTCCGTGGGAAAGGACCATGACCCAGGTTTTCGAGCCCTTGTGGAAGAACACTTTCGGGTCACGTATCTCCAACCCTCCTGTggtatcgtgcggtttctcTTGCTCTTGCGAGATAATGGGGTTCCCACTGTACTTGGTCCAGGTCTCTCCTTGATCCAAGCTGTACGCAAGCCGCTGGTCTTGCACACCACTGCTGGGGAAGTATCCAGTATAGAACGCGAGATACGGTGGGTTACTAGAGGTTCCCAGCCCAGACGTGTTGGCTTCATCCAAGAAGGAGGTGCCAGTGAAAGCCTGTATACCATTGGCGCTTGAGATGGCAACAGGAAGATGAGTCCAGTCGACCAAGTTTGTGCTGGTGGCGTGACCCCAGCTCAAGTCGCCCCAAAAGTTACCATTGGGATTGTGCTGGAAGAAGAGGTGCCACTTGGATCCAATCTTGATCAGACCATTAGGCTCGTTCATCCAGTTTTTGTCTGGGACGAAGTGATAGAGAGGGCGGAAGTCATCAGCTTGAGCAAGACAGGCCAGAATGAAAACAAAGGCCAGCTTGAAGAGCTTTGCTCCAGGGGTTGGGGAAAAGGCCCCGAGACGATGCTCGTAAGCCATGATTTGGTGGTAGGTAAGAATGAAGAAGACTGAATGAGGATGAAATGTTGCTACTGTTCAAACATTGAAGCAGCCGCTTTTGAGGTTTATATACCAAGCTGGCACGCTGTGGGTATTGGAGTATCCATACTTATTGCATGATAAACCACTTCTATTCTCACTCAAACAAGTCCCGGTTGCCCGACTAATGTGAAGACCCTAGCCACCAGCCCACCTCAGTCTCTGTTGTACAACTCGGGTAGTGCCATGAGCCCGACGATCCTGCATGTCCCGCGGAATTACATACAAAAACGGGAAGGAAGATGAGGGTATGCGGGGAAGTGTCTGGAGTGCATAACCTGTTGGTCAACTGGAAATAATGTTACGTCGCCATGTTATTCTCATGTTGGTTCGCTTACTAGAATGTGAGGAGATGAAATTAGAGCCCAAATGTAGGAAGGATCTGCGAAAAAGCTTCTAGAAACTGCGCGATTTAATGTCAACCCTCCGAGAATACTGCACCCTTAGCTTTGCAGGGACGCCCACGATCGACCTACTCTATATAGTAAAGGGGTCCTCAACGCGGAGTATTTCCAGAGCTCCGGGTGGCTCATGTACCGGTAGCAAGTGAAGAACCTTATGACTTTTGGAAGCATTTGCGGTACACACTTTTTGATACAAATCCTGATCAATGTTTCATGCACCATCCGATTACATTGTCATGCGCCAACGACCCTGTCACATCGACTGGCTGTGGAAAAACCACGCAAGGTTTGGGGATGAATTGCCCTGACTAGCTGTTTCTGTTGTCGGAGCGACATACCATCCGGGCCCTGAAACGAAACAATCCCTGTAAGTATGACCGAAGGTGTGGCTAATATGGCCTTCTCATGGCATAAACACCTTTGTTACGGATGGAACATAGAGCTCCAGCCTGAGTTCGGTGGGTTTGCATTATCTTAGACACTTAGTTATGCAAGTTACTACTAGTTATAGATACTTACTTCACATTGTATATAATAGACTAATAGCTAAGGGGCAAGATAGAGTATACTATCTacaacccctctttcggCATAACCCCTCTTTCAGcaagtaaaataaaaaagccactaacgtacatgataagcgagtggaccagacaagcgagtggaCCAAATATCTGAACCTtctaaataaatattacgATAGAAATACAACAGACAATCTATTTCATTAAATTTAATTACCATACTCATTACCAGAGGCCTCAATACCctcctgacaggtccttgcattatgcccggTCTTGCCGCAAGTTCCACAGCGCCGAACCCTCGGTCGCGCCGAacttccttgaccaccacttctcgatgattCGGCCAATACTTGCATAtctacatccatctgatcaattagATCCTGACCTTCCTGTATAGTCATACTCCCTCTATTCTGCAGGCGGGTCCTTTTTGCCCTACGCCGCCGGCtaagtatctcatttgcctCTCGAAGATCATGTATCTCAGCTCGTAATAAGGTATTCTCATGTATTATTGCTGTTGTTCCCTTTGCAAGAGACTTTAAAGCTCCTAgaattgactctggggagctgctTTTATGACTTCTAATTCGTCTCTGAAGatattcagactgagatcTAGCCTCAAGCATAGTCTGTGGGGTCTTAGGTACCCAAGGGGTTGAGGGGTTAGTAACCTCCTTGGcaggcgttggagtccgtagctgcacatcaagcttggagATCACATATTCCGGGTCAAAAGGAACTagtccagctcctctaaaacctccCTTGATATTTTCCTTAGTTATAGCAGCTTGAAAAGCGTTGTAAAAGGCTGGAAAGAATTCGGTTTTGGAAATATAGGTGATAGACCTTCTGATTAGACGgtctatttctcgaccatatgccttttttagcggcccaaagcacccgacATCAAGGGGCTGAAGCAGGTGGGAAGAATGAGGTGGCATACAGAGTGTGATGATACTGTTCTCCTCACAATATATCTCAAAGTCGGTCGAATGGTGGCTTTCGTGGCTATCAAGGATTAGAAGACGATAGCCACCAACTGATCGGTTAGTTGTACAtcgatcaaagtgctttagccacttaAGACCCGTCTTATTATccgtccagccattttgggtcGTGGCAATGGCCCAAGTGGCCGGGAGGTTGCTTTTCTTGGTACCAattggcaaggtgatattggcctgcAACCACGATAAATGGATCGATTGCCTGGCCTTCTGCATTAATCGCTTGGATCGCTGTAACCTATTCCcgatttccaggctgtattgattttggtcttcctcGCCTCTCTGAGCCAGTGACAACTATACCGCTTGAAATCACGCCCAttataaagccagtctttTCAAAGTTCTAGATATCATCCAATTGGATGCCATACTTTGCAATTACGTTCTGTATAAGCCTGAACTAATTGCGAATAACAGTCAGATCCTTACATTTGGCCGtctggtagtcatatctccgatGAAAACATGTCTTAAGCTCTTTATATCGCTTGACAAAGTTAGAggcccagcgcttgccgacaggTGATGCGTCGCGATTGGCAAGTAATCGGTTAGCCATTTCTTTAATACTACGTAGTCGCGGGGGAAATCCTTGCGAATCTACGTTAAGGATAAATCAAATAATAGCTTGTTCCtctagatcagatagtttcCGTGACTTAGGTGTAGTGTTATATTGAGAAGAAATGCCATGGGTTCGGCGCCAGAGTGAACCATAGGAGGCCTGGTATATCTCAGCTGCGCGATAGAGACCCAATTCTGGGTTGTTTTGATAGGCCTGAAGCGCAAGAATGATATTTGCCTCTTTATTTGATTGAGAcatgattgatggttgaggatCAATTGATTAAATAGAAATGTTATAGggtgagggatttttggtcCACTCACTTGTCTGGTCCACTCGCTTATTATGTACGTTACAAGGaaaatagttaaaaatattttaaaaatatattatagtaatattaactatactattattaaaaatatttttgTTAGATTTTTGACTAtttatgttatgttatgttatgttatgttatgtatatttttcgtccggggggccgTCGGCCCTAAAAGTCTCCTAATGaagcacaggacgtgctaAGCTAGAGAAATCGGAATCTATCTACACACTAATTACAGAAATACTATTGGCTATAAAGGATTAGTCATTTGCAACGCGAAATTAGTCTCCCCCATGGCATCCAATTTCTGCAAACGCATCAGTAAACCGCACTccatccagcatatcatcggcataAATGGCGCGTCCTATCAAGCCTGTTACCCATCAGCGGGATGACAAGGCGTAGCTGACATATTGCAGCCGCTTTTGGAGCCTGAAGGCAGGGAGGCTGAGATCAGCCTGTGTATATGGCAGTCTGAGGCTGCCTTGAAGTAGTCCCGGCCAGACGAGGGGCGCTGCAACGCCCTTCATCTGGCCGTGAGCATATataagagaaagaaaggaaggTAATAACAGAAATACGTGGAAGATAAAGAAGGAATGAGAGTTGCGAGTGCTTCTCTTGTTATCGTCGCCTAATAGCGAGGGCAAATCTTGCCAAAGAACTCACTGTCCTTGTATAGGTCGATAAACTTGGTGAAGTCTTTTCCTACTGCTAGATTGACTACTGCATTCGGCGAGGGTGCTAGCCTCAACCGATGGCGCGGCGGTACCTTTctgcagtagaagatgtGATCCGGTGCTTTGCGTCGGCCGCATGAATAGACTAGGCGTGCGTCGTCGTAGTCGAATCTCTCATAATACGTGGCGAAATCCCCATGGAGGGAC
The Fusarium oxysporum f. sp. lycopersici 4287 chromosome 15, whole genome shotgun sequence DNA segment above includes these coding regions:
- a CDS encoding inulinase translates to MAYEHRLGAFSPTPGAKLFKLAFVFILACLAQADDFRPLYHFVPDKNWMNEPNGLIKIGSKWHLFFQHNPNGNFWGDLSWGHATSTNLVDWTHLPVAISSANGIQAFTGTSFLDEANTSGLGTSSNPPYLAFYTGYFPSSGVQDQRLAYSLDQGETWTKYSGNPIISQEQEKPHDTTGGLEIRDPKVFFHKGSKTWVMVLSHGGQNKLSFWTSPDAKAWTWKKDLKAGDVPGLPSGVKGWEVPDFFELTVKDTSDTKWVLLVTPAEGSPAGGNGVFAVTGSFDGTTFSADAVDSTNMWLDFGRDWDGAYSWENVPSSDGRKILASVMNSYGVDPPTNTWKGMLSFPRTLELQNINNKLRFVQKPVKEIDSASTSLVKLTNKTLEPGSTLLSDTRGTALDIQLSFIPSAGSVLSLAVRKGGSQQTLINYDQSKSALSVNRNQSGNTSFNPNAGGTHTATFSADSDGTVHVRVLVDTCSVEVFGGLGEVVISDLIFPSESSDGVALFASGGNVVVKSAEVRSLA